The nucleotide sequence AGATTTTTCAATTCTAGCTAAACGAATCTATTTTTATAGTAAATTTAACAATAAGTATATTCTATACATTTTCATACCGTTTTTCATTTCGCTGTTGAAGGACCCCCGTCACCCAGAGCAAATAGGACAAACTCAAGGACAGCGGCTCCCCTTGCTTGTGTCAGGCTGTCAGTACCAGTTCCCGCGAACTGCCGCAACTGATATAGACTCGGACATGCCCAGGCATCAGGGACGGACTATGAAAAAGTGAATTTGTTTGCTATTATGGAGAAATGAGACAACCTCGATTTACATATCCGGGAGCGTATCACCACTGCATGAACCGTGGAATCAACGGCGAAGCGATATTCAAGGAAGAAAAACATAAAATAATCTTTTTAGAGATATTGGCGGAAAAGGTGAACAAATTCCGCATTCGTCTTTTTGCTTATTGCATTATGGATAACCATTACCATCTGGTGCTGGAGAATTCATCCGGGCGAATGTCGGATTTCTTTCGCGCCCTGAATACTCAATACGCATTCTATTATCGTAGACACACGCTTGGGAAAGGGTATGTGTTCCAAAGCAGATTCATATCCACTCTCATTCAAGATGATGCTTATTTAAAACAAGTAATTGTTTATGTTTTACAAAATCCGGTTCAGGCTGGAATAACTGATGATTCTTGTAAGTATCCATGGTCAAGCGCAAAAACATATTTCCAGAAAGTAAAACTAAAATGGTTGGACGTAGGTTTTGTACAGGAATTGTTTGGCAGCCAAACTAATTTGGCCAGAACAATTCAATTAGCGGGAAGCAATAAATTATCCATCTTAAAAACGAGGTTTGGTCCTATATTGGGGGACGAATCGTTTGTGGAACAGGCATTGGAGAGATTTGAGCGGAGAAAGCGACCGGATGCGATTAAACAAAAACGAAGGGATGATTTCGGCTTTGAGCCAGTGGCGAAAGTGATTCAAGAGTTTGAAAAAGATAAGGGGATCAAGATCGAAGATATCAATATAGGAAATTGGCAGGGGAAAAGGTTAAGGTCGGAACTCCTGGTGTGCCTGTTTGATTTGACTGGATTGAAATACAGGGAAATCATTGAAATACCGATCTTTTCAGATTTGCACTATCAATCTATGTCCCGTTTGTACCATAACTTTCGTAACAGAGTAAAACATTGAAACGAACATTTTCACTTTTTCATAGTCCGTCCCCAGATACAGATAGGGAGAGGTTGGCTATAAAACGATATTCTCTTGCTCGGCCAGCTTGCTCTTGACCATGCGGAACATTTCGTAGTAATCGATGTTGGAATTCCGGATCTCGTTAAGCTTTTCCTTGAGGATCTCCTTCACTTTTTCGTCCAGGATGTCCTCTTTTTCAAGCTCGGTGGATATGATGACCTGCACGTCAACGGCCATTTTTTCCCTGTTTTCGACCATCAGCAAATTTTCCTTGAGCAGACGCTGGACGATGTAAAAGGCCAGGTGCTCGATTTGCTGTTTATTTAATCTCATCGATATATAATATAACAAATTTTGTCAACCAAAGCAACTGTTTTTTCGGGAAAATCGTCGGCTCCATCCGGGCGTGTCCATGAAAAACAGCGTTGTTTCATGGATTCCAAGGAGATTTTGTTAAAATAAAATTTGTCTCCGCTTGAGATTTTTTGTGAATAATCTTGACAAAAAGGCAAAAATACTATAAATTATAACCTTTCCAACTCCGAAGAGGTTGCCAATGAAATTGAATAAAAGCAATGTGACGCATTTGCCTGAAAAAAAGGGCATCGAGCGGAAATGGTGGCTGGTCGACGCCAGCGACATGGTGCTCGGGCGCCTGGCCACGAAAATTTCCCATGTCCTGCGCGGCAAAGACCATCCTTATTATACCCCGTTTTTCGATTGCGGGGATTTCGTGATCGTCATCAACGCCAAGAAGGTGAAATTGACCGGCGCCAAGGAAGAGCAGAAGCTGTACTACCGGCATTCGGGATACCGCGGCGGCCTGAAGGAGATCACCTACCAGCGCATGCTGGCGACCCATCCGGAACGGGTGGTCCTGCACGCGGTCAAGGGCATGCTGCCCAAGAACAAGCTCAGCTACAAGCTGCTGACCAAGCTGAAAGTGTATCCCGGCGACAAGCACCAGCACGCCGCCCAGAAACCCGAAGCATTGAAAATATAGGAGGAGCCATTGAGTATCGTGCAATATTACGGAACAGGCAGGAGAAAAACCAGCATCGCCAGGGTCTATTTGCGCCCCGGCACTGGTAATTTCACTCTGACGGTCAACAAGCGCGAGCGCGTGTTCAACGATTATTTCCCGCTCAAGATCCACAAGCTCACCATCTTCAAGCCGTTGACCATTACCAACACCATGAACAGCTTCGATTTTTTTATCGATATCGAGGGCGGCAGCGTCTCCGGGCAAGCCGGGGCCATCCGCCTGGGCATCGCCAGGGCGTTGCTGGAATTCAATTCGGAACTCAGACCGCCGCTGAAAAAATCGGGTTTATTGACAAGGGATGCTAGGGAAAAGGAGCGGCGCAAGTACGGCCTGCTCAAAGCCAGAAAGGCGACCCAGTATCACAAGCGCTAGGAGGCGGTTATGGTCCAGATCAATATGAGGGAAATGTTGGAAGCGGGCGTTCACTTCGGCCACCAGATCCGGCGCTGGAATCCCAAGATGAAGCCGTACATCTTCGGCAAGAAGAACGGCATCTACATCATCGACCTGCAGACGTCGATCGAGATGTTCAAGACCTCGCTGCAGTTCATCGCCGACACGGTCGCCTCCGGCAAGGACGTCCTGGTCGTCGGCACCAAAAAGCAGGCGCAATCGATCATCGAGGAGATCGCCGAGGCCACCGGCATGCACTACGTGAACAAGCGCTGGCTGGGTGGCTTGCTGACCAATTTCGGCATGATCAAGAAGAGCATTGACCGGCTGATGGAACTCGATGAAATGAAGAAGGACGGCCGCTGGGAAGTCAAGCCCAAGAAAGAGCAGTCGCGGCTGGAAAAAGTATACAAAAAGCTGTACCGCAGCCTGTGGGGCATCCGCAAGATGACCAGCCTGCCGGGCGTGGTGGTGGTCATCGATTCCACTTTTGAAGACATCGCCATCAAGGAAGCCAAGCGCATGAACATCCCCATCGTGGCCGTGGTCGACACCAATGCCAACCCCGAGGATGTCCCATATCCGGTCCCGGGAAACGACGACGCCATCCGCTCCATCCGCCTGTTTATCAGTAAGTTCGGGGAAGCGGTCAGCGAAGGCCAGAATCGCAAAATCGTCGAATCGGCCAATGCCCAGCAGCTCGTCGCCGAAAAAGCGGCGCAGGAAGCGGCTGCCGCCGAAGCCGCCGCCGCCGGAACTAAAGAAAAGGAGAACTGAGATGGCATTGGACATGGAGTCGGTAAAAAAACTGAGAGAACAGACCGGGATCAGCATCCTGGAGTGCAAGAAAGCCGTCGAGGAGTCGGGCGGCGACTTGACCAAGGCCGCCGAGATCCTGCGCAAGAAGGGTTTCGAAAAGGCCAAGGCCAAGTCGACGCGGGTGACCAACCAGGGCGCGGTCGGTTCCTATATCCATATGAAAGGCAAGATCGGCGTCCTGCTGGAACTGGGCTGTGAGACCGATTTCGTGGCCCAGAACGAAGATTTCCTGCAGCTGCTCAAGGACGTGGCCATGCAGGTCGCAGCCATGAACCCGCGCTACATTTCGGAGAAGGACATCTCGTCCGCCGAACTGGACAAGGAAAAGGAAATTTATCGCGCCCAGCTGAAAAGCAGCGGCAAGCCGGCCAACATCATCGAAAAGATCGTGGAAGGCAAAATGGGCAAGTTTTACGCTGAATCCTGCCTGCTGCACCAGAATTTTTTCAAGGACGACAGCCTGACCATCGAAAAGCTGATCGCCGAAAAGATACACAAGACCGGCGAAAACATCGTCGTCAAAAGGTTTGTCCGTTACCAGGTGGGCGAAGAACTTTAAAATGGCTCCCGGCCAGGCCAGGTACAAGCGGGTTCTTCTCAAGCTGAGCGGCGAAGCATTGCACGGCGAAGGTTCCTTCGCCATCAGCCCCG is from Candidatus Aminicenantes bacterium and encodes:
- a CDS encoding transposase; this encodes MRQPRFTYPGAYHHCMNRGINGEAIFKEEKHKIIFLEILAEKVNKFRIRLFAYCIMDNHYHLVLENSSGRMSDFFRALNTQYAFYYRRHTLGKGYVFQSRFISTLIQDDAYLKQVIVYVLQNPVQAGITDDSCKYPWSSAKTYFQKVKLKWLDVGFVQELFGSQTNLARTIQLAGSNKLSILKTRFGPILGDESFVEQALERFERRKRPDAIKQKRRDDFGFEPVAKVIQEFEKDKGIKIEDINIGNWQGKRLRSELLVCLFDLTGLKYREIIEIPIFSDLHYQSMSRLYHNFRNRVKH
- a CDS encoding DUF507 family protein → MRLNKQQIEHLAFYIVQRLLKENLLMVENREKMAVDVQVIISTELEKEDILDEKVKEILKEKLNEIRNSNIDYYEMFRMVKSKLAEQENIVL
- the rplM gene encoding 50S ribosomal protein L13; translated protein: MKLNKSNVTHLPEKKGIERKWWLVDASDMVLGRLATKISHVLRGKDHPYYTPFFDCGDFVIVINAKKVKLTGAKEEQKLYYRHSGYRGGLKEITYQRMLATHPERVVLHAVKGMLPKNKLSYKLLTKLKVYPGDKHQHAAQKPEALKI
- the rpsI gene encoding 30S ribosomal protein S9, encoding MSIVQYYGTGRRKTSIARVYLRPGTGNFTLTVNKRERVFNDYFPLKIHKLTIFKPLTITNTMNSFDFFIDIEGGSVSGQAGAIRLGIARALLEFNSELRPPLKKSGLLTRDAREKERRKYGLLKARKATQYHKR
- the rpsB gene encoding 30S ribosomal protein S2, producing MVQINMREMLEAGVHFGHQIRRWNPKMKPYIFGKKNGIYIIDLQTSIEMFKTSLQFIADTVASGKDVLVVGTKKQAQSIIEEIAEATGMHYVNKRWLGGLLTNFGMIKKSIDRLMELDEMKKDGRWEVKPKKEQSRLEKVYKKLYRSLWGIRKMTSLPGVVVVIDSTFEDIAIKEAKRMNIPIVAVVDTNANPEDVPYPVPGNDDAIRSIRLFISKFGEAVSEGQNRKIVESANAQQLVAEKAAQEAAAAEAAAAGTKEKEN
- the tsf gene encoding translation elongation factor Ts translates to MALDMESVKKLREQTGISILECKKAVEESGGDLTKAAEILRKKGFEKAKAKSTRVTNQGAVGSYIHMKGKIGVLLELGCETDFVAQNEDFLQLLKDVAMQVAAMNPRYISEKDISSAELDKEKEIYRAQLKSSGKPANIIEKIVEGKMGKFYAESCLLHQNFFKDDSLTIEKLIAEKIHKTGENIVVKRFVRYQVGEEL